One genomic region from Rosa rugosa chromosome 1, drRosRugo1.1, whole genome shotgun sequence encodes:
- the LOC133746078 gene encoding RING-H2 finger protein ATL3-like has protein sequence MADGQPPVNIKKQATSEICNICWEELQEVNRVKEMPKCKHMFHAHCINAWLVKNACCPLCQRFAVVPDLISILVQEYEDDHDDDGPYVSIHDLLMEDDDETDDIIPILIPDHENGVDPIGLGNVDNAEDVLVGLVEEHIRDYIPILVTYHHDDGLDPMSLGNDDDFDMGLDQEEDAYIESLVFSSSDDDWYGQDDTETQNSQ, from the coding sequence ATGGCCGACGGCCAGCCACCGGTGAATATAAAGAAGCAAGCGACGTCGGAGATCTGCAACATATGCTGGGAAGAATTGCAGGAAGTGAACCGTGTCAAGGAGATGCCTAAGTGCAAGCACATGTTTCACGCTCACTGTATCAACGCTTGGCTGGTAAAGAATGCTTGCTGCCCACTGTGCCAGAGATTCGCTGTTGTGCCGGACCTCATCTCCATACTTGTTCAGGAGTACGAAGATgatcatgatgatgatggtCCTTATGTTAGCATTCATGACCTACTaatggaggatgatgatgagacAGATGATATCATCCCCATACTCATACCAGATCATGAAAATGGTGTTGATCCTATAGGTCTTGGAAATGTTGATAACGCTGAAGATGTATTAGTGGGTTTAGTAGAGGAACATATAAGGGACTATATTCCTATACTCGTGACATATCATCATGACGATGGTCTTGATCCTATGAGTCTGGGAAATGATGATGACTTTGATATGGGATTGGACCAAGAAGAGGATGCATACATTGAGAGCTTGGTGTTTTCGTCGTCTGACGATGACTGGTACGGACAAGACGACACCGAAACTCAAAATTCTCAATGA